In Vibrio japonicus, one DNA window encodes the following:
- a CDS encoding co-chaperone YbbN, which translates to MQSPFIVELNEQNFRQVLEGSMQTPVLIHFWAPMSQESAQIIPALNTLAQQYNGAFTLALLNCEQEQMIASQFGVQALPTIALFVNGQPVDGLGGPQEMTAIEAMLAKHLPSQEDMILKQASELMQQNQHAQALPLLQQLPAEMQQKGDIKLALAACYIETQHFDQAKTLLEHIPLEYQNNDYKSLIAKLELHEQSANSPEIQSLEAAFQSNPSDTQIAAELALSYHQVNRDEEALDLLWGFLRSDLNAQDGELKKHFMDILSALGQGNAVSAKYRRQLYSLLY; encoded by the coding sequence ATGCAATCTCCTTTTATTGTCGAGCTAAACGAACAAAACTTCCGTCAAGTACTTGAAGGCTCAATGCAAACACCTGTGCTCATTCATTTTTGGGCGCCAATGAGTCAGGAAAGTGCACAGATTATTCCCGCTCTAAATACCTTAGCTCAGCAATATAATGGGGCATTTACACTGGCACTTCTGAATTGTGAGCAAGAGCAAATGATTGCTTCACAGTTTGGTGTTCAAGCGCTACCGACAATTGCATTGTTTGTAAACGGACAGCCCGTTGACGGTTTAGGTGGACCTCAAGAAATGACCGCTATTGAAGCCATGCTCGCCAAGCACCTTCCAAGCCAAGAAGACATGATCTTGAAGCAAGCATCGGAGCTCATGCAGCAAAACCAACACGCACAAGCTCTGCCCCTTTTGCAACAGCTTCCTGCTGAAATGCAACAAAAAGGCGATATTAAGCTGGCACTTGCCGCATGCTATATAGAAACTCAGCACTTTGATCAAGCCAAAACGCTGCTAGAACATATTCCACTTGAGTACCAAAACAACGACTACAAGAGTCTCATTGCGAAGTTAGAGCTCCACGAGCAATCTGCAAACAGCCCAGAAATTCAATCGCTTGAAGCTGCCTTTCAAAGTAACCCATCAGATACTCAAATTGCGGCTGAACTGGCCCTTAGCTATCACCAAGTTAATCGTGATGAGGAAGCATTGGATTTATTGTGGGGATTTTTACGCTCGGATTTAAATGCCCAAGACGGAGAGTTGAAAAAACACTTTATGGATATCTTATCCGCCCTTGGTCAAGGTAACGCAGTTTCTGCTAAATACCGCCGCCAGCTCTATTCTCTTCTGTATTAA
- a CDS encoding SDR family oxidoreductase gives MAKSILITGCSTGIGYVCAHALHQRGYHVIASCRQTKDVDRLRAEGLNCIQLDLSDPRSISEGVKHTLELTNGRIDALFNNGAYGQPGAIEDLPTQALREQFDVNFFGWHQLVCELLPTMRAQGSGRIIQNSSVLGFAAMKYRGAYNASKFALEGWTDTLRLELHNTNIHISLIEPGPIETQFRENAKRAFLKWINIENSAHEQAYQQQLQRLEKEKSNNAFVLPPESCIAPLLDALESAKPKARYRVTTPTKVFAILKRLLSTRVLDKFLMKAT, from the coding sequence ATGGCGAAATCAATTCTAATAACGGGATGCTCGACAGGTATCGGATATGTCTGTGCGCACGCACTCCACCAGCGCGGGTATCACGTCATTGCGTCCTGCAGACAAACCAAAGATGTCGATAGGCTAAGAGCTGAAGGGCTAAACTGCATTCAATTAGATCTCTCTGATCCACGCAGTATTTCTGAAGGTGTAAAGCACACTCTGGAACTCACTAATGGACGAATAGACGCGCTATTTAACAATGGGGCCTATGGACAGCCAGGCGCAATTGAAGACTTACCAACTCAGGCTTTACGCGAGCAGTTTGACGTGAATTTTTTTGGCTGGCATCAGTTGGTTTGTGAACTACTGCCGACCATGCGAGCCCAAGGCAGTGGTCGTATAATACAGAATAGCTCCGTGTTAGGATTTGCGGCAATGAAGTATCGCGGTGCTTACAATGCGTCCAAATTTGCATTAGAAGGTTGGACCGACACTCTCAGGCTAGAGCTCCACAATACCAACATTCATATCAGCTTAATCGAGCCTGGGCCAATAGAGACTCAATTTAGAGAGAACGCTAAGCGCGCGTTCTTAAAGTGGATCAACATTGAAAACAGCGCACACGAGCAAGCATATCAACAACAATTACAGCGATTAGAGAAAGAAAAATCGAACAACGCCTTTGTCCTTCCTCCTGAGTCTTGTATTGCACCATTGCTTGATGCATTGGAGTCAGCGAAACCGAAAGCTCGATACCGCGTTACCACCCCAACTAAAGTATTTGCCATTTTAAAGCGCCTACTTTCCACCAGGGTATTAGATAAATTTTTGATGAAGGCCACATAA
- a CDS encoding TIGR01777 family oxidoreductase, whose product MKILLTGGTGLIGRELIKHLTTHQLVLLTRSPSKAKSIVNHADMGNISYISSLDHLHDLNEFDAVINLAGEPIVDKRWSKKQKKEICNSRWELTEKLVDLIHASTNPPSVLISGSAVGYYGDQQEHPFDEDLHVHHEGFSHQVCSTWESIANRARSESTRVCILRTGIVLSSEGGALSKMLLPYKLGLGGPIGNGQQYMPWIHILDMVRGIVYLLETEHAHGEFNFCAPHPVTNEYFSKVLAKSLKRPHFLFTPKWVLKLAMGESAILLFDSIRAKPKKLTELGFKFSYSRLSPALKNLLQHHE is encoded by the coding sequence ATGAAAATATTGCTCACAGGTGGTACAGGATTGATTGGCCGAGAGCTTATTAAACACCTCACAACCCATCAACTCGTTCTGCTCACTCGATCACCAAGCAAAGCTAAATCCATCGTAAACCATGCTGACATGGGGAATATTTCGTATATCTCGAGCTTAGACCATCTGCATGACCTTAACGAATTTGATGCTGTGATTAACCTAGCTGGAGAACCCATCGTCGATAAGCGTTGGAGTAAGAAACAGAAAAAAGAGATATGTAATAGCCGTTGGGAACTGACAGAAAAGCTGGTGGATCTCATCCATGCCAGTACAAACCCTCCCTCAGTTCTTATCAGCGGCTCTGCGGTGGGATACTACGGGGATCAACAAGAGCACCCGTTTGATGAAGATTTACATGTTCACCATGAAGGTTTCTCGCATCAAGTCTGTTCGACATGGGAAAGCATCGCCAATAGAGCTCGCTCTGAGTCTACTCGCGTATGTATTTTAAGAACGGGGATTGTTCTTTCCTCTGAAGGTGGCGCACTAAGCAAAATGCTTTTGCCGTACAAACTCGGCCTTGGTGGACCAATAGGTAATGGTCAGCAATATATGCCATGGATACACATTCTTGATATGGTGAGAGGGATCGTCTACTTGCTCGAAACAGAGCACGCACACGGTGAATTTAACTTTTGCGCTCCCCACCCTGTGACGAACGAATACTTCAGTAAAGTCCTCGCTAAATCTTTAAAACGTCCTCATTTCCTGTTTACGCCTAAATGGGTCCTCAAATTAGCAATGGGAGAAAGCGCCATTTTGCTGTTTGATAGCATACGTGCCAAACCCAAAAAGCTAACAGAACTTGGGTTTAAATTTAGCTACTCGAGACTGTCCCCCGCCCTAAAAAACTTATTACAACATCACGAATAA
- a CDS encoding DUF1538 domain-containing protein → MAAITALIKAFLGSLRDLLPIIVVIAFFQLVVLQEPLPNLVSILLGLLLVVAGLTFFIFGLEMGLFPIGESMAQAFARKGSLFWLMVFAFCLGFGTTIAEPALTAVADEAAKVAAEGGMIRADEMAMEEYATGLRMSVALSVGIAIVLGVLRILKGWSIQYMIIIGYIGVVVLTVFAPESIVGVAYDSGGVTTSTITVPLVTALGVGLASAIKGRNPMIDGFGLIAFASLLPMMFVMIYGMVVA, encoded by the coding sequence ATGGCTGCCATTACTGCGTTGATAAAAGCGTTTTTAGGCAGTTTGAGAGATCTTCTGCCCATTATTGTTGTTATCGCATTTTTTCAGTTGGTCGTTCTTCAAGAACCCTTACCTAACTTAGTCTCCATTTTATTGGGTCTTCTGCTGGTGGTTGCGGGTCTGACTTTTTTCATTTTTGGCCTAGAAATGGGCTTGTTTCCCATTGGCGAATCGATGGCGCAAGCTTTTGCCCGTAAGGGTAGTCTATTTTGGTTAATGGTATTCGCTTTTTGTTTGGGATTTGGGACGACTATTGCTGAGCCAGCGCTAACGGCTGTCGCTGATGAGGCGGCAAAAGTAGCGGCTGAAGGCGGAATGATTCGCGCGGATGAGATGGCGATGGAAGAGTATGCTACTGGTCTGCGTATGAGCGTCGCCTTGTCAGTCGGCATTGCGATTGTTCTCGGGGTACTGAGAATTTTAAAAGGATGGTCAATACAGTACATGATCATCATAGGTTACATCGGAGTGGTGGTTTTGACCGTATTCGCGCCAGAGAGCATTGTTGGTGTCGCGTACGACTCAGGTGGAGTAACCACGTCTACCATTACAGTTCCATTGGTGACGGCATTGGGGGTTGGTCTTGCATCGGCAATCAAAGGCCGTAACCCAATGATAGATGGATTTGGTCTGATTGCTTTTGCTTCATTGCTTCCAATGATGTTTGTCATGATTTATGGGATGGTCGTAGCATGA
- a CDS encoding DUF1538 domain-containing protein: MIEWSHFYDTCLSTVSDVFPITVIIFGFQFAVLRKPVTNLPHIIIGFFYVILGLSLFLMGLEMALFPLGETMAIQLTDPEFLEQFRLSGEGAIHWQDYYWVYLFAFCIGFSTTVAEPSLIAVAIKANQVSGGAISVNGLRIAVALGVAIGISLGSYRIVVGDPIHYYIIAGYIVVVVQTFYAPKLIVPLAYDSGGVTTSTVTVPLVAALGLGLASTVPGRNPMIDGFGLIAFASLFPIISVMGYAQITHWLNRELEKEDNKNAL; this comes from the coding sequence ATGATTGAGTGGTCCCATTTTTACGATACATGCCTTAGTACAGTCAGCGATGTTTTTCCTATTACTGTCATTATTTTTGGATTTCAATTTGCGGTTTTAAGAAAACCGGTCACGAATTTACCACATATCATTATCGGTTTTTTTTACGTCATACTGGGTTTGTCTTTATTTCTAATGGGATTGGAAATGGCACTGTTCCCGTTGGGGGAAACCATGGCAATTCAGTTGACGGATCCTGAGTTCTTAGAGCAATTTCGACTGTCTGGCGAAGGAGCCATTCATTGGCAAGACTACTATTGGGTGTACTTGTTTGCCTTTTGTATTGGATTTAGTACGACGGTTGCAGAACCCTCACTCATCGCTGTAGCCATTAAAGCAAATCAAGTGTCTGGTGGCGCGATCAGCGTTAATGGTTTGCGTATTGCGGTTGCACTTGGCGTTGCTATCGGTATTTCGTTGGGGAGTTATCGCATTGTGGTGGGCGACCCCATTCACTATTACATCATTGCTGGTTACATCGTGGTTGTTGTACAGACTTTTTATGCCCCCAAACTCATCGTCCCTTTAGCATACGACTCGGGTGGTGTGACAACATCAACGGTGACTGTACCTCTTGTTGCGGCCTTAGGGTTAGGTCTCGCCTCTACTGTTCCGGGACGAAACCCTATGATTGATGGGTTTGGTTTGATTGCTTTTGCGAGCTTATTTCCGATCATTTCTGTTATGGGTTATGCCCAAATCACTCACTGGCTCAATCGAGAGTTAGAGAAGGAGGATAATAAAAATGCGCTTTAA
- a CDS encoding P-II family nitrogen regulator gives MRFKLIIAFVEDSKTDVVLDAARNAGATGATVINNARGEGLVQKRTFLGLTLDVQKDVLLFVVEEHLSRHILETISSVGEFDLESGQGIAVQIDIEDAVGVAHQVEKLTKVVEDEL, from the coding sequence ATGCGCTTTAAATTGATCATAGCTTTTGTTGAGGATAGCAAAACAGATGTTGTGCTTGATGCAGCGAGAAACGCTGGAGCCACGGGAGCGACAGTCATTAACAATGCCAGAGGAGAAGGTCTGGTTCAAAAGCGAACCTTTTTAGGCTTGACGCTGGATGTGCAGAAAGACGTCTTGCTTTTTGTGGTAGAGGAGCATCTATCCCGACATATCCTAGAAACCATCAGTAGTGTCGGTGAGTTTGATTTGGAATCAGGGCAGGGGATCGCGGTGCAAATTGATATTGAAGATGCGGTTGGTGTTGCCCATCAAGTAGAAAAACTGACCAAAGTCGTAGAGGATGAGCTATGA
- a CDS encoding CBS domain-containing protein → MSGHEKISVRDVMANTYVMIDGLTTVREGIQLAKKHSVKALVVNKRHDDDEYGLVLMNDIAKKVLAKNRSPDRTNIYEIMTKPALSVSPDMHVKYCARLFERFGISRAPVVENGKVIGMVSYNNIVINGMAKDDG, encoded by the coding sequence ATGAGTGGCCACGAGAAAATTAGTGTAAGAGACGTAATGGCAAATACCTATGTCATGATCGATGGTTTAACGACGGTTAGGGAAGGCATTCAGTTAGCTAAGAAGCATTCGGTAAAGGCTCTAGTCGTCAATAAGCGCCATGATGACGATGAATATGGTCTGGTGCTGATGAACGATATTGCTAAGAAAGTGCTGGCGAAAAACCGCTCTCCCGACAGAACAAACATCTATGAGATTATGACCAAACCTGCTTTGTCTGTTTCTCCTGACATGCACGTAAAGTATTGTGCTCGGCTCTTTGAACGTTTTGGTATCAGTCGCGCACCTGTTGTTGAAAACGGTAAAGTCATTGGCATGGTGAGCTACAACAATATTGTCATTAATGGCATGGCGAAAGATGACGGTTAA
- the yfcE gene encoding phosphodiesterase, protein MKLFFASDLHGCVPATEKALAEFEQSGAETLVLLGDVLNHGPRNPIPEGYNPPKVAELLNCYADKIVAVRGNCDSEVDQMLLSFPMMADYAWVLLESGQRLFLTHGHLYNAQKRPILKQGDVIVHGHTHIPVAELDGELYVFNPGSVTFPRNGFAPSYGLLVDKQLKVMTFEGETIVSTNI, encoded by the coding sequence GTGAAATTATTTTTTGCGTCAGATTTGCATGGCTGTGTTCCAGCAACAGAAAAAGCGCTCGCTGAATTCGAACAGTCGGGCGCTGAAACCTTGGTGCTTTTGGGCGATGTGCTCAACCATGGACCGCGTAACCCAATACCAGAAGGTTATAATCCTCCCAAAGTTGCAGAACTGCTGAATTGCTATGCGGATAAAATTGTGGCTGTCCGAGGGAACTGCGACAGTGAAGTCGATCAGATGTTGCTGTCATTTCCGATGATGGCAGATTATGCCTGGGTATTATTAGAATCTGGGCAGCGACTATTTTTGACTCATGGTCATTTATACAATGCTCAAAAACGTCCAATTCTTAAACAAGGTGATGTGATTGTTCATGGTCATACGCACATACCTGTCGCGGAACTCGATGGTGAGCTGTACGTCTTTAATCCCGGGTCAGTGACGTTTCCTCGCAATGGTTTTGCTCCTAGTTATGGACTTCTGGTTGATAAACAGCTGAAAGTCATGACATTTGAGGGAGAAACGATAGTGAGTACCAATATTTAG
- a CDS encoding SelT/SelW/SelH family protein produces the protein MDKAVIDIYYCRQCNWMLRSTWLSQELLHTFSEEIETVSLHPDTGGRFEIHCNNQLIWERKRDGGFPEAKVLKQRVRDIIDPERDLGHSDNK, from the coding sequence ATGGATAAAGCGGTTATTGATATTTACTACTGTCGACAGTGCAATTGGATGCTTCGCTCAACGTGGCTATCACAAGAGTTACTGCATACATTTAGCGAAGAGATAGAAACGGTTTCACTTCATCCAGATACTGGCGGACGATTCGAGATACACTGCAACAATCAGTTAATTTGGGAACGGAAACGGGATGGCGGATTCCCTGAGGCTAAAGTGCTCAAGCAAAGAGTCAGAGATATCATTGATCCCGAAAGAGATCTTGGCCATTCAGACAACAAATAA
- a CDS encoding sulfite exporter TauE/SafE family protein, whose protein sequence is MDWLNSLFLFFGSFISNTLASLSGGGAGLLQFPLLIFFGLPFSVALATHKIASVALGVGAAYMHIKQKSFSPKFAAYLIAVGSIGVIIGANIVLLIPEQIAEKLLGLMILAIGIYSRLKKSLGQTSRPVNRNTTGWIIGGLILIAIGIINGSLTAGSGLLVTIFLIRWFGFNYKQAVALTMICVGLFWNGIGGIAVANAGAPIYWPWLPILLLGSFLGGWAGAYLTTRYSNQVIKICFEILTFAVGIKLLM, encoded by the coding sequence ATGGACTGGTTAAACTCCCTTTTTTTATTTTTTGGCTCATTTATTTCAAACACACTCGCTTCTCTTTCTGGTGGCGGTGCAGGTTTGTTGCAATTCCCTTTACTGATCTTTTTCGGCCTGCCATTTTCCGTCGCGCTAGCGACGCATAAAATTGCCAGTGTCGCTCTCGGTGTTGGGGCTGCCTATATGCACATCAAACAAAAGAGCTTCAGCCCAAAATTCGCTGCTTATCTTATTGCTGTAGGTAGCATTGGCGTGATTATCGGGGCGAATATTGTGCTTCTTATCCCGGAGCAGATCGCAGAAAAGCTGCTGGGGTTGATGATTCTAGCCATTGGCATTTATTCCCGATTGAAAAAATCGCTTGGTCAAACGTCACGACCTGTAAACAGAAATACAACAGGTTGGATAATTGGCGGACTTATCCTGATTGCCATCGGCATTATCAATGGTTCTCTTACTGCTGGCTCCGGCCTGCTTGTGACGATTTTTCTTATACGCTGGTTTGGTTTCAACTATAAACAAGCCGTCGCACTCACAATGATATGCGTAGGACTATTTTGGAATGGGATTGGTGGCATTGCCGTTGCCAATGCGGGTGCTCCTATCTATTGGCCTTGGTTACCTATTCTATTGTTGGGCTCATTTCTAGGTGGTTGGGCAGGTGCGTATCTGACGACGCGCTATAGTAATCAAGTCATCAAAATATGTTTCGAGATACTGACCTTCGCTGTTGGTATAAAACTGCTAATGTGA
- a CDS encoding regulatory protein ToxS: protein MKQKFAAGLLTLSALFSAWLYWGSDFKTEQTLTSKEWQSKMIALIAESEGVVGPLRKVDVTSNVKYLNNGTYIRVSTVRLYADKMAAKRVADTNTDNVIHISETGVWEISDNYLLISPTEFKDISSAQSKDFTEDELKVVTQIFKMDAQQSRRIDIVNEKTLLLTSLNHGSTVLSSN, encoded by the coding sequence ATGAAACAGAAATTCGCTGCTGGACTATTGACCCTTTCAGCCCTTTTCAGCGCCTGGCTTTACTGGGGCAGTGATTTTAAAACAGAGCAGACACTGACATCTAAAGAGTGGCAATCCAAAATGATCGCGCTGATTGCTGAGTCGGAAGGTGTGGTTGGCCCTCTGCGTAAAGTGGATGTGACATCAAATGTCAAATATCTAAACAACGGAACTTATATCCGTGTCTCAACTGTGCGCCTTTACGCTGATAAAATGGCCGCTAAGCGCGTTGCCGACACTAACACAGATAATGTCATCCATATTTCAGAAACGGGAGTATGGGAGATCAGTGATAATTACTTACTCATCTCACCAACCGAATTTAAAGACATTTCATCTGCGCAAAGTAAAGACTTTACTGAAGATGAGTTAAAAGTCGTGACTCAAATCTTTAAGATGGATGCACAGCAAAGTCGCCGCATTGATATTGTGAATGAGAAAACCCTGCTTTTAACTAGCTTAAACCACGGTTCTACGGTACTTTCATCTAACTAA
- a CDS encoding winged helix-turn-helix domain-containing protein, giving the protein MSNIGTKFNLANRFIFDPNTNSLVDKESDNEITYLGSNESRILRLLCDNPGEVITRNDLHDFVWRMQGFEVDDSSLTQAISTLRKALNDSTKSPQFVKTVPKRGYQLISSVEKTVPLMGGESKADDQIPTEEPAAIAEVEAAPTPAIDETEIKDSQETVEEPNQPKPVSSEKTDSKLVSRLLIALALFLPICAVLFTNPTTSEFRQIAVYDNTPVKTPANHPSLSMWNQSIEQCVKRYNESHKGSLAPKEVIATGGQDNSLVLNYIHSLDHSGENITLKIYVDQADISNVCQ; this is encoded by the coding sequence ATGAGTAATATTGGCACTAAATTCAATCTCGCAAATAGATTTATCTTTGACCCTAATACTAATTCGCTTGTAGATAAAGAAAGTGATAATGAAATCACTTACTTGGGGAGTAATGAAAGCCGCATCTTAAGATTGCTATGTGATAATCCGGGTGAGGTGATTACACGTAACGACTTACACGATTTTGTATGGCGTATGCAGGGGTTTGAAGTTGACGATTCCAGCTTAACTCAAGCCATTTCAACGCTGAGAAAGGCCCTTAACGACTCGACCAAATCACCGCAATTTGTAAAAACGGTGCCTAAGCGCGGCTATCAGTTAATCTCGTCGGTAGAAAAGACCGTCCCACTAATGGGAGGGGAATCAAAAGCAGACGATCAAATCCCAACAGAAGAGCCGGCAGCCATTGCTGAGGTTGAAGCAGCTCCGACGCCAGCGATCGATGAAACAGAAATAAAAGATAGCCAGGAGACCGTTGAAGAGCCAAACCAACCTAAGCCCGTCAGCAGCGAAAAAACTGACTCTAAGTTGGTTAGTCGACTTCTTATTGCCCTAGCGCTGTTTTTACCAATTTGTGCTGTGCTGTTTACGAATCCGACGACATCAGAATTTCGCCAAATAGCGGTTTACGACAACACACCAGTCAAAACACCAGCCAACCATCCAAGTTTGAGCATGTGGAATCAGTCTATCGAGCAATGTGTCAAACGATACAATGAGTCACACAAGGGTTCGCTAGCGCCAAAAGAGGTGATTGCAACGGGTGGCCAAGACAATAGTTTGGTTTTGAATTATATTCATTCGCTCGATCATTCTGGTGAAAACATCACCTTAAAAATTTATGTCGATCAGGCAGATATCAGCAACGTGTGCCAATAG
- the htpG gene encoding molecular chaperone HtpG, which translates to MSDTMAPNKETRGFQSEVKQLLHLMIHSLYSNKEIFLRELISNASDASDKLRFQALSHPELYQGDADLGVKLSFDEKANTLTISDNGIGMSREDVIEHLGTIAKSGTAEFFSKLSEDQSKDSQLIGQFGVGFYSAFIVADAVTVRTRAAGLASEQAVQWHSAGEGEYTIESISKESRGTDIILHMREEGKEFLSEWRLRDVISKYSDHIGIPVSIQTVERDEEDKETGEKKWEQINKAQALWTRNKSDISEEEYQEFYKHVSHDFADALTWSHNRVEGKNDYTSLLYIPSKAPWDMMNRDHKSGLKLYVQRVFIMDDAEQFMPSYLRFVRGLIDSNDLPLNVSREILQDNKVTQSLRNACTKRVLTMLERMANNDEEKYQSFWKEFGLVLKEGPAEDMSNKEKVAGLLRFASTEVDSSEQTVGLASYVERMKEGQDKIYYLTADSYAAAKNSPHLEQFKAKGIEVILMFDRIDEWLMNYLTEFDGKQFQSITKAGLDLSKFEDEAEKEKQKETEEEFKSVVERTQAYLGDRVKEVRTTFKLASTPAVVVTDDFEMGTQMAKLLEAAGQAVPEVKYIFEINPEHEMVKRMADEADEEAFGRWVEVLLGQAMLAERGTLADPSQFLGAVNSLLTKG; encoded by the coding sequence ATGAGCGATACAATGGCACCGAATAAAGAAACTCGTGGCTTTCAATCTGAAGTAAAGCAACTTCTTCATTTAATGATTCATTCTCTTTACTCAAATAAAGAGATCTTTCTACGCGAGTTAATTTCAAACGCATCCGATGCATCAGACAAACTGCGTTTTCAAGCGTTGTCTCACCCTGAGCTTTACCAAGGTGACGCGGATTTAGGTGTTAAACTGTCTTTTGACGAAAAAGCGAACACGTTGACGATTTCAGATAACGGCATCGGCATGAGCCGTGAAGATGTGATTGAACACCTAGGTACCATTGCGAAATCGGGTACAGCGGAATTCTTCTCAAAATTATCTGAAGACCAATCTAAAGATTCACAGTTGATCGGTCAATTTGGTGTCGGTTTTTACTCTGCATTTATTGTGGCTGATGCTGTTACTGTACGTACACGCGCTGCGGGTCTAGCTTCTGAACAGGCGGTCCAGTGGCATTCTGCCGGTGAAGGCGAGTACACAATCGAAAGCATTTCAAAAGAATCTCGTGGTACAGATATTATTCTTCACATGCGCGAAGAAGGGAAAGAATTCCTAAGCGAGTGGCGTCTACGTGATGTGATCAGTAAGTATTCAGACCATATCGGCATTCCAGTCTCTATCCAAACGGTGGAACGCGACGAAGAAGATAAAGAAACGGGTGAGAAAAAGTGGGAGCAAATCAACAAAGCTCAAGCACTTTGGACACGTAATAAATCGGATATCTCTGAAGAAGAATACCAAGAGTTCTACAAACACGTATCCCATGATTTTGCTGATGCATTGACGTGGAGCCACAACCGCGTAGAAGGTAAAAACGATTACACGAGCTTGTTGTATATCCCTTCCAAAGCACCGTGGGATATGATGAATCGTGACCACAAATCTGGTCTTAAGCTTTATGTGCAGCGCGTATTCATCATGGATGACGCTGAGCAGTTTATGCCATCTTACCTACGCTTTGTGCGTGGTTTAATAGATTCAAACGATCTTCCACTAAACGTTTCTCGCGAGATTCTTCAAGACAACAAAGTCACTCAATCGCTACGTAATGCGTGTACTAAGCGCGTACTGACGATGCTTGAGCGCATGGCAAACAATGACGAAGAGAAATACCAATCGTTCTGGAAAGAGTTCGGTCTAGTACTGAAAGAAGGCCCAGCAGAAGACATGAGCAACAAAGAAAAAGTTGCTGGTCTGTTGCGCTTTGCCTCTACCGAAGTGGACTCTTCTGAACAAACCGTTGGTTTGGCGTCTTACGTTGAGCGAATGAAAGAAGGTCAGGATAAAATCTACTATCTTACTGCCGACAGCTACGCGGCAGCGAAGAACAGCCCACACTTAGAGCAATTCAAAGCGAAAGGCATTGAGGTTATTCTCATGTTCGATCGCATTGATGAGTGGCTAATGAACTACCTGACCGAGTTCGACGGTAAGCAGTTCCAGTCAATCACAAAAGCGGGTCTGGATCTGAGCAAGTTTGAAGACGAAGCGGAAAAAGAAAAGCAGAAAGAGACGGAAGAAGAGTTTAAGTCTGTGGTTGAGCGCACTCAAGCTTACCTAGGTGACCGCGTGAAAGAGGTTCGTACGACATTTAAACTCGCGTCAACACCAGCGGTAGTCGTGACGGATGATTTTGAAATGGGCACGCAAATGGCGAAGCTACTTGAAGCCGCGGGCCAAGCAGTACCAGAAGTGAAGTACATCTTTGAAATCAACCCTGAACACGAAATGGTGAAACGTATGGCTGATGAAGCTGACGAAGAAGCATTTGGTCGCTGGGTAGAGGTATTGTTAGGTCAAGCAATGCTTGCTGAGCGTGGAACATTAGCGGATCCATCCCAGTTCTTAGGCGCGGTCAACTCGCTTTTGACTAAGGGCTAA